The genomic segment GAGCCGGTCGCAGGAGCGGGCGATCCGCTCGGCGTTGTCGCTGGCCTGAGGGGCGGTTTTCACTTCACCTGCCGGGCGGCCGTCACGACCATTTCGCTGGCACGGGTCAGCCGCGCCGGGCGGGCGCGGCCGCGGCGCGTGACGAGCCAGAGTTCGTGCCAGCGGCGTTCCGGCAATTGCACGATGGAGAGACGATCCTTGCGGTCGAAGGCCTCGACCCCGCTGCGGGGCAGGAGAGTGTAGCCGATGCCCCGCGCCACGGGCGCCGGGATCTGGCCGATCTGGTTCACGTAGCCGCGGACATGGATGCGGTCGGCGCCGGGATAGGCGCCGGGGAAATTCCGGTAAAGCAGGTCGTCGGCCAGCGCGTAGCCGTCGGGATGGGCGATGAAGCCGCGCGCGTCGAGCTCGTCGAAGCTGGCGATCGTCTCGGGGGCGCCGGCGGGCAGGATCAGGCAAAGCTCTTCGCGCCCGAGCTGCCGGGCCTCGAGCCGGGGATGATCGGGGTCTGCTCCCAGCACGCCGAGGTCGAACCGGCCGTCGAGCAGGCCCGAGAGGATGTCGGGCTGGGGGGCGGCCTCGAGGTGGATCGAGAGGGCCGGCGCCGCGTTCATCCAGGGCATGAGGATCGGGTAGAGCAGCATGGCGAAGCTGCCGGAACAGGCGATGCGGAGCTCGCCGATATCGGGGTCATCGGTTTCTATCGTCTCGCGCAGGCGCTTTTCCTCGGTCCGGCGGGAGAGGCCGAGTTGAAAGACGGCCTCGCCCGCCGCCGTGAGGGCAAAACTCTTGCCCTGCTGGGTGACCAGCTCGTGGCCGACCTGGTCTTCGAGTTTGCGCAGGTGCTGGGAGACGCCCGGCTGGGTCATGTTCAGGCGCCGGGCGGCGCGAGTGAAGTGCCCGGTTTCGCAGAGCGTGGTGAAGGTATTGAGCCAGGTGGCATTGAGCATTGGTGCGCAAACGTTTTGTTATGATTTTTATTTGAAATGATAATTTCACACCGGAGGGTCCGGTGTCTACCTCCGCGGTATCGCTCATTGAATGGAGATGGAGATGACCCAGACGACCCCCCGTACATTTTCCCATATCGGCCTGTCCGTGCCCGACCTCGAGGCGGCGGTTAAGTTCTATTCCGAGGTGCTTGGCTTTTACGTGGTCATGGAGCCATCCGAAGCCGTGGAAGACGAGAGCGCCATCGGCGTGATGTGCACCGACGTGTTCGGCCCCGGCTGGGGTTCGTTGCGGATTGCGCATCTGTCGACGGCGGATGGTATCGGCATCGAGATCTTCGAATTCCCCGGCAATTACGCGCCGGAGGAGAAGCTCGAGCACAAGCGGCACGGCACGTTTCACTTCGCGCTGCAGGACCCGGACGTGGAAGGGCTGGCGCGGCGGATCGTGGAGGCCGGCGGGCGGCAGCGGATGCCGGTGCGGGAGTATTTCCCGGGCGAGAAGCCCTATCGGATGGTCTATGTCGAGGACCCGTTCGGAATCGTCTTCGAGCTTTACAGCCACAGCTACGAGCTGACCTATTCGGCCGGGGCCTATGCGTGATGGCCGGGGTCGGCGCGATTGCGCCGGTTTTCCGGGCAGA from the Roseovarius indicus genome contains:
- a CDS encoding LysR family transcriptional regulator; translated protein: MLNATWLNTFTTLCETGHFTRAARRLNMTQPGVSQHLRKLEDQVGHELVTQQGKSFALTAAGEAVFQLGLSRRTEEKRLRETIETDDPDIGELRIACSGSFAMLLYPILMPWMNAAPALSIHLEAAPQPDILSGLLDGRFDLGVLGADPDHPRLEARQLGREELCLILPAGAPETIASFDELDARGFIAHPDGYALADDLLYRNFPGAYPGADRIHVRGYVNQIGQIPAPVARGIGYTLLPRSGVEAFDRKDRLSIVQLPERRWHELWLVTRRGRARPARLTRASEMVVTAARQVK
- a CDS encoding lactoylglutathione lyase family protein; this encodes MTQTTPRTFSHIGLSVPDLEAAVKFYSEVLGFYVVMEPSEAVEDESAIGVMCTDVFGPGWGSLRIAHLSTADGIGIEIFEFPGNYAPEEKLEHKRHGTFHFALQDPDVEGLARRIVEAGGRQRMPVREYFPGEKPYRMVYVEDPFGIVFELYSHSYELTYSAGAYA